In Lepisosteus oculatus isolate fLepOcu1 chromosome 17, fLepOcu1.hap2, whole genome shotgun sequence, a genomic segment contains:
- the pex13 gene encoding peroxisome biogenesis factor 13 — protein sequence MASQPPPKPWERRIPGAISTPAAFQSTEFGSTGLSRPGPPVLTRVPPPVPPRPSQQDRGNSLTAYRPAYSSFSSSYSPYGGSVYGGYSPYSYGYGGGLGYNRFRADEAPPSRFVQQAEESSRGAFQSIESIVHAFSSVSMMMDATFSAVYNSFRAVLDVANHFSRLKVHFTKVFSAFALVRTLRYLYRRLQRMLGLRRASEAEDLWADSAGVVVEAGAEDRAASSVKSWPIFLFFAVILGGPYLIWKLLSSTVGAEETASTNWANGDDDHVVARAEYDFTAASEEEISIRAGDMLNLAPKEQQPRVRGWLLASLDGQGTGLVPANYVKILGKRRGRKQAELERIAEQQPGSASTQQALGAGAAGAAGAAAAAPETLSNPEDVFESVFTGTPGNPERKPSSSAAIVIPEKIDL from the exons ATGGCATCGCAGCCTCCCCCGAAACCCTGGGAAAGACGGATTCCAGGTGCCATTTCTACTCCAGCTGCCTTTCA GTCAACGGAATTTGGGTCCACTGGCCTGTCAAGACCGGGCCCTCCTGTCCTGACCAGAGTTCCACCTCCCGTTCCCCCAAGACCATCTCAGCAGGATCGTGGCAACAGTCTGACAGCCTACCGACCAGCATACAGCTCCTTCTCCTCTTCCTACAGCCCCTATGGAGGCTCAGTATATGGGGGCTACAGCCCATACAGCTACGGCTATGGGGGTGGGCTGGGATACAACAGGTTCCGTGCGGACGAAGCTCCACCCAGCCGATTCGTGCAGCAGGCAGAGGAGAGCAGCCGGGGGGCCTTCCAGTCCATCGAGAGCATCGTCCACGCCTTCTCCTCCGTCAGCATGATGATGGATGCCACGTTCTCCGCCGTCTACAACAGCTTCCGGGCAGTCTTGGATGTGGCAAACCACTTCTCCAGGCTGAAGGTCCACTTCACCAAGGTCTTCTCCGCCTTCGCTCTGGTGCGCACCCTGCGGTACCTCTACAGGCGGCTGCAGAGGATGCTGGGACTGCGCAGGGCGTCCGAGGCGGAGGACCTGTGGGCGGACAGCGCTGGCGTAGTGGTTGAGGCTGGAGCTGAAGACAGAGCTGCCAGCTCTGTCAAGTCTTGGCCTATATTCCTTTTCTTTGCTGTCATCCTTGGAGGACCTTACCTGATTTGGAAACTGCTGAGTTCAACTGTTGGGGCAGAAGAAACTG CATCCACAAACTGGGCAAATGGCGACGATGACCACGTGGTGGCAAGGGCAGAATATGACTTCACAGCTGCCTCGGAGGAAGAAATTTCTATTCGTGCCGGGGATATGTTGAACTTGGCACCTAAGG AACAACAGCCTAGGGTACGGGGATGGCTTTTGGCCAGTTTGGATGGTCAGGGTACAGGACTCGTCCCAGCCAACTACGTTAAAATTCTCGGCAAAAGGAGAGGCAGGAAGCAAGCAGAACTGGAGAGAATTGCAGAGCAGCAGCCAGGGTCGGCCAGCACACAACAAGCACTGGGAGCTGGGGCAGCTGGGGCAGCTGGGGCAGCGGCGGCAGCGCCAGAGACCCTTTCAAACCCCGAGGATGTGTTCGAGTCCGTGTTCACGGGAACACCGGGAAATCCCGAGAGGAAGCCCTCTTCCAGTGCTGCTATCGTTATTCCTGAGAAAATAGATCTGTGA
- the pus10 gene encoding tRNA pseudouridine synthase Pus10 gives MLPLKEKDRTIVQTLLKAGCCPRCVLRFCCVGLQSAYRQPYQILEDELHRFAKPDESSNPTAAAEEEEDPPCKRIKLEGAEISVAGEKGTVIPLPGDSFDTQKNEQNVCVVCLGVLQDFCDKEFAQKMSRAVDSAGYQFNSLVVSVSLPPQLSVREHSVWLLVKKEVGLKGLCLGKDDVIQIKEAYKWLIHPLISQELGVPVNGKSSFEVSIAFIHPETDGDCHFLAAACSDCFKPAKNKQSVFTRMAVIKALEKIKDADFRKQFPCPPCPPVTKCVAQDIQCLHSPVFIAGRYNKYSRTLPQTPWVIDGERKMESSVEELISDHLLATFRADGFNFSSSGREDVDVRTLGKGRPFAVELLNPHRAVFTKDEIKKLQETINNSSSEKIKVRDLQIVTRDAVGHMKEGEEEKTKSYRALIWTERPIQEHDIEFINDIKELRVNQKTPLRVLHRRPLAVRQRVIHTMKAQFLDEHHFQLHLRTQAGTYIKEFVHGDFGRTKPNLCNLMKTVTDILELDVESVDVDWPPAIEDEDTYE, from the exons ATGTTGCCCCTTAAGGAGAAGGACAGGACAATTGTACAGACTCTGCTGAAAGCAGGCTGTTGCCCACGTTGTGTGCTTCGATTCTGTTGTGTGGGTCTGCAGTCTGCCTACAGACAGCCATATCAG ATTCTGGAGGATGAACTGCACCGTTTTGCCAAACCAGATGAAAGTAGTAACCCTACTGCTGCAGCAGAAGAAGAGGAGGACCCCCCTTGTAAAAGAATTAAGCTGGAGGGAGCAGAGATCAGTGTAGCTGGTGAAAAGGGAACTGTTATACCCCTGCCTGGGGACAGCTTTGACACCCAGAAAAATGAGCAAAACGTTTGTGTGGTGTGTTTGGGAGTGCTTCAGGACTTCTGTGACAAAGAGTTTGCCCAAAAA ATGTCCCGGGCAGTGGATTCCGCTGGCTACCAGTTCAACAGTCTAGTTGTGTCAGTGTCTCTTCCACCCCAGCTCTCCGTGAGAGAG CATTCTGTATGGCTGCTAGTAAAGAAGGAAGTGGG GCTGAAGGGACTTTGTCTGGGAAAGGATGACGTAATCCAGATCAAGGAGGCCTACAAGTGGCTAATCCACCCTTTAATCTCTCAAGAGCTTGGAGTACCTGTCAACGGCAAG AGCTCCTTTGAAGTGAGCATAGCCTTTATACACCCTGAGACTGATGGGGACTGCCATTTCCT TGCTGCTGCGTGCTCCGACTGCTTCAAACCAGCAAAGAACAAACAA TCTGTTTTCACAAGAATGGCGGTGATAAAGGCTTTGGAGAAGATAAAAGACGCGGATTTCCGCAA ACAGTTTCCCTGTCCTCCATGCCCCCCGGTTACAAAATGTGTTGCCCAGGATATCCAGTGTCTTCATTCCCCTGTCTTTATTgctg GCAGATACAACAAGTATTCCCGGACACTCCCGCAGACTCCCTGGGTGATCGATGGAGAAAGGAAGATGGAGTCCTCTGTGGAGGAACTCATCTCAGACCATCTCCTGGCCACCTTCAGGGCTGACG GGTTTAATTTTTCATCTTCAGGAAGGGAGGATGTTGATGTTCGCACCTTGGGGAAGG GAAGGCCCTTTGCAGTTGAATTACTTAATCCTCACAGAGCAGTGTTCACGAAAGATGAGATCAAGAAGCTTCAGGAG acAATCAATAATTCttcttctgaaaaaataaaagtacggGACTTACAGATTGTAACAAG AGATGCAGTGGGTCATATGAaagaaggagaggaggagaaaACTAAATCATACCGTGCTTTAATATGGACTGAGAGACCTATTCAGGAACATGATATAGAATTCATTAATGACATTAAG GAGTTAAGAGTAAACCAGAAGACTCCCCTCAGAGTCCTACACCGGCGGCCCCTGGCTGTGAGACAGCGTGTCATTCACACCATGAAGGCCCAGTTTCTGGACGAGCACCACTTTCAGCTTCACCTGAGGACACAGGCAGGGAC CTACATCAAAGAGTTTGTCCATGGGGATTTTGGCCGAACAAAACCGAACCTCTGCAACCTGATGAAAACTGTGACGGATATCCTTGAGCTAGATGTTGAG tctgtggATGTAGACTGGCCTCCAGCGATAGAAGATGAAGACACATATGAATAG